One Paraburkholderia phytofirmans OLGA172 genomic window carries:
- a CDS encoding porin, translating into MERSGARKTPRNQLTNKDLNAEVALDVKGNASKLVVQSFLNSYFTGTTQPPGGTWNSWKFDNFEVSGLYHFTPALYLGACYTYTQARVDSTVGDFNPKWHQLSLKLNYDLSQRTSLFLEGAYQRAISAHTGMDFDDALIPDAADVSSGSNQMAYRIALLHQF; encoded by the coding sequence TTGGAGCGCTCCGGAGCGCGGAAAACCCCTCGCAATCAGCTCACCAACAAAGATCTGAACGCCGAGGTTGCGCTCGATGTGAAAGGTAACGCTTCAAAGCTAGTTGTGCAGAGCTTCCTTAACTCCTACTTCACCGGCACGACGCAACCACCCGGTGGTACATGGAATTCGTGGAAGTTCGACAATTTCGAGGTTAGCGGGTTATACCATTTCACGCCGGCGCTCTATCTCGGTGCGTGTTACACCTATACTCAGGCCCGTGTGGATTCCACCGTCGGGGATTTCAACCCGAAGTGGCACCAGCTGAGCCTGAAGCTCAACTATGACCTGTCGCAGCGCACCTCGTTATTCCTGGAAGGCGCGTATCAGCGCGCTATCAGTGCACATACCGGGATGGACTTCGACGACGCATTGATCCCTGACGCGGCAGACGTTTCCTCGGGATCAAATCAGATGGCTTACCGGATTGCCTTGCTGCACCAGTTTTAA
- a CDS encoding aromatic acid exporter family protein — MRGGSLTPFRRAIARFSLSETAKYAKLTLGLWIGFAIPSYFGYPDAAVSLAGSAMLTLALGSSISAARSYFYKRVVSNVVAMPLGTLLIWFTAPHLWLGAFLLPLVIFAIVRIKPSLFQMTSVTVPMTLVLYTGEHMPLLEQRLIGVVLGMLLGFIIQQVACPPDHGYWANSLVNDGNQQATEVMSLLASGALDKREIRPLTAKLRASSTNLKQANTLLKADLEQAWVSPHLNRNRVRLPLFGCYHEVFDSLVNFLETMDTFHDQFVALDARWRAAFLAGLGRLVSAHLELAKVADLRVEHPGLEKAPLEMEDLRQLIEALPASGVFTSVYLGHLTGYGILLCRLSELHCEG, encoded by the coding sequence ATCCGGGGCGGTTCACTTACACCATTTCGCCGTGCCATAGCGCGCTTTTCGCTGTCCGAAACAGCGAAATACGCGAAGCTCACGTTAGGCCTCTGGATTGGCTTCGCAATCCCTTCCTATTTCGGCTATCCCGATGCCGCCGTCTCCCTTGCAGGCTCGGCCATGCTGACGTTGGCACTCGGCAGTTCGATTTCCGCTGCGCGCAGCTATTTCTATAAACGCGTTGTGTCGAACGTCGTGGCCATGCCGCTGGGCACGCTGCTGATCTGGTTCACCGCGCCACATCTGTGGCTCGGCGCATTCCTGTTGCCTCTGGTCATTTTCGCTATCGTCCGCATCAAGCCGTCGTTGTTCCAGATGACCAGCGTCACTGTGCCAATGACGCTCGTTCTCTATACCGGCGAGCACATGCCGCTGCTCGAACAGCGCCTCATTGGTGTGGTGCTGGGCATGCTTCTCGGCTTCATCATCCAGCAGGTAGCCTGTCCGCCAGATCATGGCTACTGGGCCAACAGCCTCGTCAACGACGGAAACCAGCAAGCGACGGAGGTCATGTCACTGCTAGCCAGCGGGGCGTTGGACAAGCGGGAAATCAGGCCGCTGACCGCAAAACTGCGAGCATCGAGCACCAATCTCAAGCAGGCGAATACCCTGTTGAAGGCAGATCTTGAGCAGGCGTGGGTGTCTCCGCACCTTAACCGGAACCGTGTTCGCCTTCCCCTGTTCGGGTGCTATCACGAGGTCTTTGATTCTCTGGTCAACTTTCTGGAAACAATGGATACGTTTCATGACCAGTTCGTCGCGCTCGATGCGCGATGGAGGGCAGCCTTTCTTGCCGGGCTGGGCAGGCTTGTTTCAGCGCACCTGGAACTGGCTAAAGTAGCAGACCTGAGAGTGGAACACCCGGGCCTGGAGAAGGCTCCGCTCGAGATGGAGGACTTGCGGCAACTCATAGAAGCCTTACCGGCCTCCGGCGTTTTTACGAGCGTGTATCTTGGGCATCTCACGGGATACGGCATCCTGCTTTGCAGGCTCAGCGAATTGCATTGCGAAGGATGA
- a CDS encoding transposase DNA-binding-containing protein produces the protein MGQPTPFACQDWASTKAAYRFFANDRVSEQDILSGHFQVSAARFFATDGPMLLLQDTTTFSY, from the coding sequence ATGGGCCAACCCACTCCGTTTGCATGTCAGGACTGGGCGTCGACGAAAGCAGCGTATCGATTTTTTGCTAATGATCGTGTCAGCGAACAGGACATCCTGAGCGGTCATTTTCAGGTGAGCGCGGCCCGTTTTTTTGCTACAGACGGCCCTATGCTATTGCTGCAGGATACGACGACATTCTCATATTAA
- a CDS encoding porin, with protein MLVASAAHAQSSVTLYGKIEDGFNYTTNARGNSGFQLQSGYDYGSRWGADGNRGSGQRIPSHFPAGRRLRLEYGQA; from the coding sequence ATGCTGGTTGCGAGTGCAGCGCACGCGCAAAGCAGTGTCACGCTGTATGGGAAAATCGAGGATGGATTCAACTATACGACCAATGCCCGTGGCAACTCGGGCTTCCAGCTTCAGAGCGGTTACGACTATGGCAGCCGGTGGGGGGCTGATGGGAATCGAGGATCTGGGCAGCGGATACCGAGCCATTTTCCAGCTGGAAGGCGGCTTCGACTTGAATACGGGCAAGCTTAA
- a CDS encoding winged helix-turn-helix transcriptional regulator: MNTAIPSPADSDTVIATFRDDVRCAVGLTGGKWKLEILWVLNQRMHRFNELRRAIPDVTQHMLTAQLRQLEADGFVSRTVYAEVPPRVEYEITDEARQLRPVFDAVFAWASERSLRKQTA; this comes from the coding sequence ATGAATACTGCTATCCCGTCTCCAGCTGATTCGGATACCGTCATTGCTACTTTCAGAGATGACGTGCGATGCGCCGTTGGCCTGACCGGCGGTAAGTGGAAATTGGAAATACTTTGGGTGCTGAACCAGCGCATGCATCGGTTCAACGAACTGCGTCGCGCGATACCCGATGTGACACAACACATGTTGACCGCACAACTTCGGCAGCTTGAGGCGGACGGCTTCGTGTCGCGAACAGTCTATGCGGAAGTCCCGCCGCGCGTCGAATACGAAATTACCGACGAAGCGAGGCAACTGCGGCCTGTTTTCGATGCAGTTTTTGCCTGGGCGAGCGAGCGCTCTTTGCGCAAACAAACGGCTTGA
- a CDS encoding VOC family protein has translation MFNTEIVVHPKLQHIALLTGNLTILLEWYGKVLGMRIVHQSDNTTGATEEGVPRVRAAFVSNDEISHRIAILEVPGLTEDPERARHHRIQHFAFEFGTLDDLLGSYVRLKALGIIPAFCVDEGPQTSFYYEDPDRNLVEINVSNYSDRWAALEHMETSPDFARRPLGVYVDPDKLIVAREAGAAPWDMHKRAWSGEFAQGKPFDPTTLL, from the coding sequence ATGTTCAACACAGAAATCGTTGTCCACCCTAAGCTCCAGCATATTGCCCTGTTGACTGGAAATCTGACCATATTGCTTGAATGGTATGGCAAGGTTCTTGGCATGCGCATTGTCCATCAATCAGATAACACCACTGGGGCGACCGAAGAAGGTGTGCCGCGCGTGAGAGCCGCCTTTGTCAGTAACGACGAGATAAGCCACCGGATCGCGATCCTGGAAGTACCGGGTCTTACGGAAGATCCCGAGCGCGCACGGCATCACCGCATTCAGCACTTTGCATTCGAATTCGGAACGCTCGACGATCTGCTTGGGAGCTATGTCCGCCTTAAGGCACTCGGCATTATTCCGGCGTTTTGTGTCGACGAAGGCCCGCAGACCTCCTTCTATTACGAAGACCCGGACCGCAACCTCGTTGAAATCAATGTCAGCAACTATAGCGATCGGTGGGCCGCGCTCGAGCACATGGAGACTTCGCCGGACTTTGCCCGACGCCCGCTCGGTGTCTATGTCGATCCCGATAAACTGATCGTCGCGCGCGAAGCAGGTGCAGCACCGTGGGATATGCATAAACGCGCCTGGAGCGGCGAATTTGCCCAAGGCAAACCGTTTGACCCGACGACTCTGCTGTGA
- a CDS encoding IS3 family transposase (programmed frameshift) gives MNKSNKFSAEVRERAVRMVQEHRGEYPSQWAAIESIAPKIGCTSQTLLGWVKREEVDRGEREGVTTSERERLKALEREVKELRRANEILKLASAFFGPGGTRPPPEVLKAFIDQHRDTFGVESICKVLRIAPSGYRRHAAQLRDPSRRCARAKRDEFLSPEIKRVWQANMQVYGADKVWKQLNREGIAVARCTVERLMKQQGLRGVRRGKRVRTTIPDVSAPRPLDRVNRQFKADRPNQLWVSDFTYVSTWQGWLYVAFVIDVFARRIVGWRVSSSMTTDFVLDALEQALYARRPDNDGTLIHHSDRGSQYVSIRYSERLTEAGIEPSVGSRGDSYDNALAETINGLYKAEMIHRRAPWKTRESVELATLEWVAWFNHHRLMEPLGYIPPAEAEANYYRQFSNTIAVPAST, from the exons ATGAACAAGTCGAACAAATTTTCTGCTGAAGTCCGCGAGCGTGCTGTGCGCATGGTGCAAGAGCATCGGGGCGAGTATCCCTCGCAGTGGGCAGCGATCGAATCCATCGCCCCCAAGATCGGCTGTACGAGCCAGACGCTGCTGGGATGGGTCAAGCGAGAAGAAGTTGATAGGGGTGAGCGTGAGGGCGTCACGACGTCGGAACGTGAGCGCCTCAAGGCACTGGAGCGTGAGGTTAAGGAACTGCGCCGTGCCAATGAGATCCTGAAGCTGGCGAGCGCATTTTTCG GCCCAGGCGGAACTCGACCGCCGCCTGAAGTCCTGAAGGCCTTTATCGATCAGCATCGCGACACCTTCGGGGTCGAGTCGATCTGCAAGGTCTTGCGGATTGCCCCGTCTGGCTATCGGCGTCATGCCGCACAGCTTCGCGATCCGTCGCGGCGCTGTGCCCGAGCGAAACGCGATGAGTTTCTGAGTCCGGAAATCAAGCGAGTCTGGCAGGCCAACATGCAGGTCTACGGCGCAGACAAAGTCTGGAAGCAGTTGAACCGGGAGGGTATCGCGGTGGCACGTTGCACCGTCGAGCGGCTGATGAAGCAACAGGGTTTGCGCGGTGTGAGGCGTGGAAAGCGAGTTCGCACGACGATCCCCGACGTATCGGCTCCACGCCCGCTCGACCGGGTCAACCGTCAGTTCAAGGCTGACCGGCCGAACCAGCTCTGGGTTTCGGATTTCACGTACGTCTCGACGTGGCAGGGCTGGCTTTATGTCGCATTTGTGATCGACGTATTTGCTCGGCGCATTGTCGGCTGGCGCGTCAGCTCGTCGATGACCACGGACTTCGTTCTGGATGCACTTGAACAGGCGCTGTACGCTCGACGGCCGGACAATGACGGAACACTGATCCATCACTCCGATAGAGGTTCGCAATACGTCAGCATTCGCTACAGCGAACGGCTGACCGAAGCAGGCATCGAGCCGTCGGTTGGCAGCAGGGGCGACAGCTACGATAACGCGCTGGCTGAAACGATCAACGGGCTGTACAAGGCAGAAATGATTCATCGTCGTGCGCCGTGGAAAACGCGTGAGTCCGTCGAATTGGCGACGCTGGAATGGGTAGCCTGGTTCAACCATCATCGGCTGATGGAACCTCTCGGCTATATCCCGCCCGCTGAAGCTGAGGCAAACTACTACCGGCAATTCAGCAATACCATCGCTGTGCCGGCATCAACTTAA
- a CDS encoding IS5 family transposase, which yields MTQLGLGLDLSTKRTRKREFLDEMRRVVPWLKLIALIEPHYPTGKTGRPPFPIATMLQIHFMQQWFGLSDPAMEEALYDVPLYREFAGLDGGMVRLPDESTILRFRHLLETHGLAVQMLALVNEILTEKGLMLKAGSAVDATLIAAPGSTKNGSGTRDPEMQSTQKGGNWYFGMKMHIGVDADSGLVHTVIGTAANVHDITVAQTLLHGEETDVYADAGYQGIEKRCEPEAVRWHVAMRPAKRRKLDLSDSLDAIYDQIERLKAGIRAKVEHPFRILKRQFGYMKTRYRGLPKNIAQITTLFALGNLWMARRALRKA from the coding sequence ATGACGCAACTTGGTCTTGGTCTGGATCTGTCAACGAAGCGCACGCGCAAGCGGGAATTTCTCGATGAGATGCGACGCGTTGTGCCCTGGTTGAAGCTGATTGCGCTGATCGAGCCGCACTATCCCACGGGCAAAACCGGTCGGCCGCCGTTCCCGATTGCGACGATGCTGCAGATTCATTTCATGCAGCAATGGTTCGGTCTGTCAGACCCTGCCATGGAAGAGGCACTCTATGACGTGCCGCTGTATCGCGAGTTCGCGGGTCTCGACGGCGGGATGGTCCGCTTGCCGGATGAAAGCACGATTCTCCGGTTCCGCCATCTGCTGGAAACGCACGGTCTGGCGGTGCAAATGCTGGCGCTGGTCAATGAAATCCTGACGGAGAAAGGCCTGATGCTTAAGGCTGGGTCGGCAGTCGACGCCACCCTGATCGCCGCGCCCGGTTCGACAAAGAATGGCTCCGGCACGCGCGATCCTGAAATGCAATCAACGCAGAAAGGTGGCAACTGGTACTTCGGGATGAAAATGCATATCGGCGTGGACGCCGATTCGGGCCTGGTCCATACGGTCATTGGAACGGCGGCCAATGTTCACGACATTACCGTAGCCCAGACGTTGCTGCATGGTGAAGAAACGGATGTGTACGCGGACGCCGGATATCAGGGTATCGAAAAGCGTTGTGAGCCTGAGGCGGTGCGTTGGCATGTTGCAATGCGACCGGCAAAGCGCAGGAAACTGGATCTGAGTGATTCGTTGGACGCGATATACGATCAGATCGAACGCCTGAAGGCGGGTATTCGGGCCAAGGTCGAACACCCGTTTCGCATCCTCAAGCGGCAGTTCGGTTACATGAAGACGCGCTATCGTGGTTTGCCGAAGAACATCGCCCAGATCACCACGCTGTTTGCTTTGGGCAATTTATGGATGGCTCGCAGAGCTTTGCGCAAAGCTTGA